The DNA window TCAGCTCATTTATTTGATCATATAGCCGTACCGAAATAATGTTGAAATCCTCTTGATGAAAGTTTAAAAGAATTGCAGTTTTTAAAGCAACAGaatttactttgttaaatagttattgaaataaatttgtactcttttattataaaatatttttatcttctcAAAATTTTAGTAgtggtttaaattatttttttttgtattgtatacattaaataaactcGACTTAaggtaatttgatattttatgaaataaaaatggtttttaattatattttatttgaaacacttTTATTATCGACCAACTCGCAGGTTGCAAATTGCAATATGTGAAGATGTCATCATATGTCATTTATCCTGTCATAGTCACCATAGTGTCATATCATATTCAACATgtgattttgaatttgatataaaaataaaaacattaaattcataACCAATAATAAGATGTTACAAGATGACACACAAACTATTATATCTAATTTGTACAAGTATTTATTGGGAGAGGAGAAGTATATACGTGGACTTTTGGTGAAAAAGCATTCTGGAAACTTGCAACAACTGGGCGATTTTAGTTTCCCAAACAATGTGAAATCGTGGCAAGAATTTTTGGACTCTGTTCAATTACAAAACAGCTTGAACCAAGTTTCtttgttgaaatatattaacaaagatCTTACAAATCTAATTGAAACGTCACAGAATTGGGACATACCGGTAGTGAAAGCTACAGAGCTAAACGAACGAATACATTTGTTTATCGACCGATTCAAAGCGATTCAGGTCTGTTTTCATAATGCATCGATCaacaatgaatttatattacaaagaatACAGGGAAATACAAATCTTGTTAAGTTAGATCCCAGTTGCAAAAAAACGAACTGTATATCATATttacgaattaaaattttaactgatgttattagaaatttatatttacttaatgtaTGTCCTGAAAGTACAGATATAATTGTAACATTGAAGTCTAAGTCtgatgttaattataataaatcaattttctgTGGTACAGTTTTGAATGCAAAAACAGGAACTAAGGAGAATACTATAACTGCCGAGGAATATATAaggtatgtatttataactgtAGATAAAGGCTTTCCTATTTACCCTAAAAAGCCTTAGTGTTAACTATGCAATATATTGGCAATTAGTTTTTATAgtatttcactttttttttcataaataactgTCACCATAGCTTACAAGAtcacaattcaaatataatttcaacaacTCCCTCCTCTCCTCTCTTCTCCTCCTCTCACATCACTTGATACACCTCTGTTGACTTGATAACacagaatataattattgatttattacataatattaattttggctttttattcaaataatatgccAAACtaattttcaagaaaaaaaatatatgtatgtatttaggtaaaaaatgtaaaatggaTTATTTTGGTTTTCAGAATAAGGCAAGATGAATTAACTTTAATTGCACAACATAAGTATGGAGTGCGAGTGTCCACAGAAGCAAAATGGAAAGAATTTATAGCAAGTCTAGGAGAATCAGCAGTTGCATTCGAATTAATGCAAACAAAATGTACCAGCCCtgttaaaatacaatttgatgCCTCAGGAGGATCTAGCAAAGGTATAAAAgctaattaaaagaaaaaactataagaaaaataaaatacttgttttaGTTTCCTTCGATAAACTAATTTAGTCCCTCCTTTAATTGTTTTCTCCTATTTAAACATGAAGAGATTAAAAGATTATtcagacaaaaaataattagtaaaacaaatatatttatattatgttattgtagTAAGATAAAACAATGTTTGTTTTACAGGTGCTGCATTTATCTTGTACAATTGTGCAAGATTGGAAACTATTATTAAGACTTTTAATGAAAAAGTAAATGAAGGGACTTACCCACAATTACCTCCCATAGAGAATGCAAACTTATCCTTGCTAGCTGATGAGGTAAAAATTAACACTACAGTCTATTATTTCTAGCATGTTTTTCtgtttaaattatgaaagatttgattatagtattaaaataaaatctggcATGATAACATAGTTCCtctaattaaaaagaatattattctaaaaatactATTGCTAGGTTTATTCTAACTTCTGTTTTGtccttttatttgttaaatagtaataacagATATTGATATGTTGAGATTACTGTTATTACAGTTAATGGAGTAACTGCAAATAATAGTTAGGCTTGTTAATaacaaagattaatttatatcaatatgatTTGATAgttggtttatatttaatttaaaaagttgaaTGTGCTTGTGTTCTGTTTTAGTAGAGTAAATTAAtctaacaataatttttaacaatcaaAATCATCATATACTTTGTTCAAAGACGCTAATATAACCACTTTTAAAGTATCTCTTACTTAATTGTATCAAACGTAAAGTTACCACTggttttggaatgtagattctatctaAAAGATCCTGTGAGAAACTCAGTTGttaacaaacaaaattgaaaatttgtgCATTCTTTTAGTAAGCTCACTTTTTTTAGAATCAAGAAGTCAGCTGTATACAAAAGTTTAATTGGGTTAAATCAATTGATATCATGTATGAGTAAATTACTCAAACCAATGATAATATGAAGAACGGCAAATCAAAGTGCTCACAAGATGACCCTActcaaataagttttattttgatttatgaataaaattgcaatatatttacAGGATGAATGGaatcttgtatttaattatgtcaTGGGTCTTCCGTCACTGTTAAAAAGCAGTGTTGAAATTAATGAAGAAAAATGTGAATTTCGACCACATTTGATATGTAATTTTCTAAGCAGTATGGTCAAAATACTAAGTCAATACTACAGAAGAGTCAGGATTTTAACTGtaagtatttcattttaatataattttgatactaCAAAATACTACAATTGATGTGTGGAAAATTATGTAtgcaaaagtatataaataaatggaaaatgaatagaataaattattgcattttatGTTGCATATCATAAAATGCAATAATTGATCTGGTGTGATGGCGACAATAAATCAGAAACTACTAGCCTATCTAAAACacatacgaaaaatattttattttgatgtatggtcactataaatttaagaataattttatgttgtatTAAACCTAATCTTTCCCTATTTTTTAGTGATTGTAGGTGAacagttgatttaaaaaaagccagaattatggaattattaaaaacaaatcgaaataagtaaaaaaattaagtctgataatttaaagaaatatataaaatcttctGCCCAGCACTGGGatgtttacaggctgttatttacTGTTATATAATTGTACTGTAATATCATAGCTTATGTTAAACAACCcaatttatatacctaatacccattttaaaataaataaacgataatttattcctttacatatacaatttcaaattcatGTCTTAGTCTTAAGTAAAAATCTAAGTTTAGTTGTGTTTCAATaactaatattgaaattaatatctttACTTTTACTTCTGAAGTTTGTACTTCTGAAGTTTTTGAAAAAgcactaatataaaaatagcttcCCTCAATATCCAACTAgatgtgttaattttttaattagaaaataccAACTAGAAACAGATGCTTTGGGTAATTTATTCGATGTCCATTACCCAAattgtaaatacttatttatatgaattttgttCAGAGATGGTCGTCTTCATacttaaattaagataatattttgttttgttcaaGGAACCGCGAAAGCATCTGCTGCCAGTCATGTTTGCACGTATTcacttaataattacaataaataatacactaaAAATTTGtctaagaatattaaatattaaaagcgtTTCACAAATGTATAGGACACTCATTTTATTTCCCCAATCCtttgtaaatttcaataaatttctgACATAAGTATTACATAGTTTCCTAATCTTAAGTGTGACCTAAAGATAAATTGTATGATA is part of the Vanessa atalanta chromosome 10, ilVanAtal1.2, whole genome shotgun sequence genome and encodes:
- the LOC125067048 gene encoding uncharacterized protein LOC125067048, with product MLQDDTQTIISNLYKYLLGEEKYIRGLLVKKHSGNLQQLGDFSFPNNVKSWQEFLDSVQLQNSLNQVSLLKYINKDLTNLIETSQNWDIPVVKATELNERIHLFIDRFKAIQVCFHNASINNEFILQRIQGNTNLVKLDPSCKKTNCISYLRIKILTDVIRNLYLLNVCPESTDIIVTLKSKSDVNYNKSIFCGTVLNAKTGTKENTITAEEYIRIRQDELTLIAQHKYGVRVSTEAKWKEFIASLGESAVAFELMQTKCTSPVKIQFDASGGSSKGAAFILYNCARLETIIKTFNEKVNEGTYPQLPPIENANLSLLADEDEWNLVFNYVMGLPSLLKSSVEINEEKCEFRPHLICNFLSSMVKILSQYYRRVRILTEPRKHLLPVMFARIHLIITINNTLKICLRILNIKSVSQMYFIVDNARARLADRALHERSRQITKRCTRSRVPTRLVCF